One segment of Chloroflexota bacterium DNA contains the following:
- a CDS encoding phosphatase PAP2 family protein — translation MLQQVLQWDVRLTRRLRLAGQPGPLRRAAAFLAHSGDSWFWFAGLAVVALLGNAAWRARALVMAVSVFGLALLVLGIKFTVRRRRPAGEWGAIYRATDPHSFPSGHAARAALLAVLAWGLGPWWLAVALTVWAPLVALARVAMGVHYLSDVVAGGFLGVLGGLGVLLWL, via the coding sequence ATGTTGCAGCAAGTTTTACAGTGGGATGTGCGTCTGACCCGCCGTTTGCGGCTTGCCGGGCAGCCCGGCCCCTTGCGGCGAGCGGCGGCTTTTCTGGCGCATTCCGGCGATTCGTGGTTTTGGTTTGCCGGGTTGGCGGTGGTGGCGCTGCTGGGCAATGCGGCCTGGCGGGCGCGGGCGCTGGTGATGGCGGTCAGCGTTTTTGGGCTGGCGCTGCTGGTGCTGGGCATCAAATTCACCGTGCGCCGCCGCCGCCCCGCGGGGGAATGGGGTGCAATCTATCGCGCCACCGACCCGCATTCCTTCCCCTCGGGCCATGCGGCCCGGGCGGCCTTGCTGGCGGTGCTGGCGTGGGGGTTGGGGCCGTGGTGGCTGGCCGTGGCGTTGACGGTGTGGGCGCCCTTAGTGGCTTTGGCGCGCGTCGCGATGGGGGTGCATTATCTTTCGGATGTGGTAGCCGGGGGCTTCCTGGGAGTGTTGGGAGGGCTGGGCGTGCTGCTGTGGCTGTAA
- a CDS encoding butyryl-CoA dehydrogenase gives MDFALTQEHKMVVDMVRKFGAEAIPVIREYDRKHEPAPLLPRMAELGILGVGIPVKYGGQGLDYISLGLVCEELEYADSTLRVVMAVHMGLCAQTIFHWGTEEQKQKFLVPLAKGEKIGCGAFTEPGHGSDFAHIQMSARREGDYYILNGEKMWISLATLADYAIVTARTNPEAEKPHRGLSTFIVDLHSPGIKRGDIKGKLGVRAGSTGWIAFQDVKVPVENRLGEEGEGFKITMSAFDRGRYTVASGAVGLIRAALDASVRYARERETFGVPIGQHQLIKQKIAHMARDYEMGRLLYLEAGWQMNHGIRATRITSMAKWFATEAALQAANDAIQIHGAYGFSDEYDVERFFRNARGSVIYEGSSEIHTLIQADYALGYRKDKPLRIELPPYDPEEWQE, from the coding sequence ATGGATTTCGCCCTTACCCAAGAGCATAAAATGGTCGTGGATATGGTGCGTAAGTTTGGCGCCGAAGCCATCCCTGTGATTCGGGAATACGACCGCAAGCATGAGCCCGCGCCGCTTCTCCCTCGCATGGCCGAGTTGGGGATTTTAGGCGTGGGCATTCCGGTTAAATACGGGGGCCAGGGGCTTGATTACATTTCCCTGGGGCTGGTATGTGAAGAACTGGAATACGCCGATTCCACTTTGCGGGTGGTGATGGCCGTGCACATGGGCCTGTGCGCGCAGACCATCTTCCACTGGGGCACCGAAGAGCAAAAGCAGAAGTTCCTTGTGCCGCTGGCAAAGGGCGAGAAAATCGGCTGTGGGGCGTTTACCGAGCCTGGGCACGGTTCCGATTTTGCCCACATCCAGATGAGCGCCCGCCGCGAAGGCGATTACTACATCCTCAACGGCGAGAAGATGTGGATTTCCTTAGCCACGCTGGCCGATTATGCCATCGTGACCGCCCGCACCAATCCGGAAGCCGAGAAACCGCACCGCGGGCTTTCCACTTTCATTGTGGATCTGCATTCCCCCGGGATCAAGCGCGGCGATATCAAGGGCAAACTCGGTGTGCGCGCCGGTTCCACCGGCTGGATTGCCTTTCAGGATGTGAAAGTGCCGGTAGAAAACCGCCTGGGTGAGGAAGGTGAGGGCTTCAAGATTACCATGAGCGCCTTCGACCGCGGCCGCTATACCGTGGCTTCCGGCGCAGTGGGGCTGATTCGGGCGGCCCTCGATGCCAGCGTGCGCTATGCCCGCGAGCGGGAGACCTTCGGCGTGCCCATCGGCCAGCACCAACTCATCAAGCAGAAGATCGCCCACATGGCGCGCGATTATGAAATGGGGCGCTTGCTCTACCTGGAAGCCGGCTGGCAGATGAACCACGGCATTCGTGCCACCCGCATCACTTCCATGGCAAAGTGGTTTGCTACCGAAGCCGCGTTGCAGGCCGCCAACGACGCCATTCAGATTCACGGCGCGTACGGTTTCAGCGACGAGTATGATGTGGAACGCTTCTTCCGCAACGCCCGCGGCTCGGTGATTTACGAAGGCAGCAGCGAAATCCATACGCTCATCCAGGCCGACTACGCCCTTGGCTATCGCAAAGACAAGCCGCTGCGCATTGAACTGCCCCCCTACGACCCGGAGGAGTGGCAGGAGTAG
- a CDS encoding electron transfer flavoprotein beta subunit/FixA family protein yields MDQSTPNGWRCTLKIIVFVKVTPDTAATVKVDEAGNVTWGDAPLVLNPWDEYAVEAALQTKEAHGGSVTVVSMGDENALEAIRRALAMGCNDAIRIEDPALAEDDSLSTAKVLKAVVEKIGDVDMVFFGRQAIDGDTGLTPPQTARLLGWPYVGLVAAFREIDPDGKKLTAERTIEEGRQVLSTKLPAVVSVAKDFGEPRYPSFMGIRKAARAKVPVWSLADLGLEAPAVKVRLPELQNPPKREVVCEFIEGDTPEEIAEKLADKILAEKVL; encoded by the coding sequence ATTGACCAATCAACCCCAAATGGATGGAGGTGTACTTTGAAAATCATCGTTTTCGTCAAAGTCACGCCCGACACGGCGGCCACCGTCAAGGTGGACGAGGCCGGGAACGTGACCTGGGGCGATGCACCCCTGGTGCTCAACCCCTGGGATGAGTACGCCGTGGAGGCTGCTTTGCAAACGAAAGAGGCCCACGGCGGCTCGGTGACCGTGGTCAGCATGGGCGACGAGAACGCGCTGGAGGCCATCCGCCGCGCCCTGGCGATGGGCTGCAACGACGCCATTCGCATCGAAGACCCCGCTCTCGCCGAAGACGACAGCCTGAGCACGGCCAAGGTGCTCAAAGCCGTGGTCGAGAAAATCGGCGATGTGGATATGGTCTTCTTCGGCCGCCAGGCCATCGATGGCGATACCGGCCTCACGCCGCCCCAAACGGCCCGCTTGCTCGGCTGGCCTTACGTCGGTCTGGTGGCTGCCTTCCGGGAAATCGACCCCGACGGCAAGAAACTCACCGCCGAGCGCACCATCGAAGAGGGCCGCCAGGTGCTTTCCACCAAACTGCCCGCGGTGGTCAGCGTGGCCAAAGATTTCGGCGAACCGCGCTACCCCTCGTTCATGGGCATCCGCAAGGCTGCCCGGGCCAAGGTGCCTGTCTGGAGCCTGGCCGACCTGGGCCTGGAAGCCCCGGCGGTCAAAGTGCGCCTGCCCGAATTGCAGAACCCGCCCAAGCGTGAAGTGGTGTGCGAGTTCATCGAGGGCGACACCCCCGAAGAGATTGCCGAGAAACTGGCCGACAAAATCCTTGCGGAGAAGGTGCTATGA
- a CDS encoding electron transfer flavoprotein subunit alpha/FixB family protein, with protein sequence MSKQIWAYIDHFKGEPLMPSWETIGAAKMLAEKLGGGVAAVVLGSGVDGIVQEAFHYGADKVIVADDATLDDYRAEPYVETLAKAAQEHSPAVILFPTTTRGRELAALAGAALDAGVIADIIDMDVVDGKIVTTRPVYAGKLLAKAVAEGEPQIITLRVRAFAKPEPDTSRSGEVVKVDAALSEDDIATKVVEYATTEGGVSLTEAAIIVSGGRGVSNNPDLAPPPDITDENEIEVWRAKQGFKLIGELADTLGAAVGASRAAVDAGYIPYEHQVGQTGKVVSPDLYIACGISGAIQHQAGMRNSKVIVAINTDPEAPIFKLARYGVVGDLWKIVPALNEAFKKKLGKK encoded by the coding sequence ATGAGCAAGCAGATCTGGGCTTACATTGACCATTTCAAGGGCGAACCCCTGATGCCTTCGTGGGAAACCATCGGCGCGGCTAAGATGCTGGCCGAGAAACTGGGCGGTGGGGTGGCCGCGGTGGTGTTGGGCAGCGGTGTGGACGGTATTGTGCAGGAAGCCTTCCACTACGGCGCTGACAAGGTGATTGTGGCCGACGACGCTACTCTCGACGATTACCGCGCCGAGCCTTATGTGGAAACCCTCGCCAAGGCTGCACAGGAACACAGCCCGGCGGTGATTCTGTTCCCCACCACCACCCGCGGGCGCGAACTGGCCGCGCTGGCCGGCGCAGCGCTGGATGCAGGCGTGATTGCCGACATCATCGACATGGATGTGGTGGACGGCAAAATCGTGACCACGCGCCCTGTCTACGCGGGCAAACTGCTGGCCAAAGCCGTGGCCGAGGGTGAGCCGCAAATCATCACCCTGCGCGTGCGCGCTTTTGCCAAGCCAGAACCCGACACCAGCCGCAGCGGTGAGGTGGTGAAAGTGGATGCCGCTTTGAGCGAAGACGATATCGCCACCAAAGTGGTGGAATATGCCACCACCGAGGGCGGCGTCAGCCTGACCGAGGCGGCCATCATCGTTTCCGGCGGCCGGGGCGTTTCTAACAACCCCGATTTGGCCCCGCCCCCTGACATCACCGACGAAAACGAAATCGAGGTGTGGCGCGCCAAACAAGGCTTTAAACTCATCGGCGAGTTGGCCGACACCCTGGGCGCTGCCGTCGGTGCCAGCCGCGCGGCCGTCGACGCAGGCTACATTCCCTACGAACACCAGGTCGGCCAGACCGGCAAGGTGGTTTCCCCTGACCTGTACATCGCCTGCGGCATCTCTGGCGCGATTCAGCACCAGGCCGGGATGCGCAACAGCAAGGTCATCGTGGCGATCAACACCGACCCCGAAGCGCCGATTTTTAAACTCGCCCGCTACGGCGTGGTCGGCGACCTGTGGAAGATCGTCCCTGCCCTCAACGAGGCCTTCAAGAAGAAGTTAGGGAAGAAGTAA
- a CDS encoding radical SAM protein produces MDALEKLRLHAQEADLDRDAGNTACPLRTDHLPVYWAAAGGRRVPILKTLLTSACERNCAYCPFRAGRDARRQTFRPAALASLIEQLTHRGMVEGVLLSSGIAGGSVATQDRLLETAAILRRRGYTGYLHLKLMPGAEQAQILEALRLADRVSVNLETSGARFLRRLAPQKRFWGELLQTLQRAVNLRQAPPQAYGRARWPSLVTQFVVGAAGESDRDLLTWTARLLQEFGLQRVYFSPFRPIAQTPLENLPAEHPDRVRRLYRASFLLRDYGFSAEELFPPGAHALPHDDPKAWWAWHHLREQPVEINTAPREQLLRVPGIGPKRAEALLRARRQATLRSLSQLQALGIPPERAAPFILLDGRRPPRQARLWA; encoded by the coding sequence GTGGATGCCCTGGAGAAACTGCGCTTGCACGCGCAAGAAGCCGACCTGGACCGCGACGCGGGCAACACAGCCTGCCCCCTGCGCACCGACCACCTGCCGGTTTATTGGGCTGCAGCCGGGGGGCGGCGGGTGCCGATTTTGAAGACGCTGCTGACCTCCGCCTGCGAGCGCAACTGCGCCTATTGCCCCTTTCGCGCCGGCCGCGATGCCCGCCGCCAGACGTTTCGCCCCGCGGCGTTGGCCTCGCTGATCGAGCAATTGACGCACAGGGGAATGGTCGAAGGCGTGCTGCTCAGCAGCGGCATTGCCGGGGGCAGCGTAGCAACGCAAGATCGCCTGCTGGAAACCGCGGCTATCTTGCGTCGGCGCGGCTACACCGGCTACCTGCACCTCAAACTCATGCCCGGCGCGGAGCAAGCCCAAATTCTGGAAGCCCTGCGGCTGGCCGACCGCGTCTCGGTCAATCTGGAAACCTCAGGGGCGCGCTTTCTCCGCCGACTGGCACCGCAAAAACGCTTCTGGGGTGAGTTGCTGCAAACCCTGCAACGGGCTGTCAACCTGCGGCAAGCCCCGCCCCAAGCGTACGGGCGCGCCCGCTGGCCTTCCTTAGTCACCCAGTTCGTCGTGGGCGCGGCTGGGGAAAGCGACCGCGATCTGCTCACCTGGACGGCGCGTTTGTTGCAGGAATTCGGGCTGCAACGGGTTTACTTCTCGCCCTTCCGCCCCATCGCGCAAACGCCGCTGGAAAATCTGCCAGCAGAGCACCCCGACCGGGTGCGGCGGCTTTACCGGGCCAGTTTCCTTTTGCGCGATTACGGCTTTTCGGCAGAGGAACTTTTCCCACCCGGCGCGCACGCCCTGCCTCACGATGACCCCAAGGCGTGGTGGGCATGGCACCACCTGCGCGAGCAACCGGTCGAAATCAACACCGCGCCGCGCGAGCAACTGCTGCGGGTACCAGGCATCGGCCCCAAAAGAGCGGAAGCCCTGTTACGCGCGCGGCGGCAAGCCACGCTGCGCTCGCTGAGCCAGTTGCAGGCACTGGGCATTCCCCCAGAGCGGGCCGCCCCCTTCATCTTGCTGGACGGTCGCCGTCCGCCGCGGCAGGCGAGGTTGTGGGCATAA
- a CDS encoding glycosyltransferase, with amino-acid sequence MNPSASPVFSIVAPVYNERESLPELYRRVRAVMEGLGEPWELVLVDDGSTDGSTDVIRQLREQDPEHVRPVIFARNFGHQIAVTAGMDFARGEAVILMDADLQDPPEVIPDLVAKWREGYQVVYAVRAEREGETWFKKATAALFYRLIYRITDVKIPLDTGDFRLMDRRVVDVLRQMPEHHRFIRGMVSWVGFRQTGVPYKRAPRFAGETKYPLSKMVKFALDAITGFSYFPLQLATYLGFASAGLAIVAIPVVVVLRLTGSQAFYGQASTLIAVLFLGGVQLISLGILGEYVGRLYDEAKGRPLYVVAEAPEETLSPARPPRAQAGSAMASGHPEDFSTR; translated from the coding sequence ATGAATCCATCCGCTTCCCCTGTATTTTCGATTGTAGCCCCCGTTTACAATGAGCGGGAAAGCCTGCCGGAACTCTATCGCCGTGTCCGGGCGGTGATGGAGGGCCTCGGTGAGCCGTGGGAACTGGTGCTGGTGGACGACGGCTCTACTGATGGTTCGACCGACGTCATCCGTCAGTTGCGCGAGCAAGACCCGGAGCACGTCAGGCCGGTGATTTTTGCCCGCAATTTTGGCCACCAGATTGCCGTCACCGCCGGGATGGACTTTGCCCGTGGCGAGGCCGTGATTTTGATGGATGCCGACCTGCAAGACCCGCCGGAGGTGATCCCCGACCTGGTGGCGAAGTGGCGGGAAGGCTATCAGGTGGTCTATGCCGTGCGCGCCGAGCGCGAGGGCGAAACCTGGTTCAAGAAAGCCACCGCGGCGCTGTTTTACCGCCTGATTTACCGCATTACCGACGTCAAGATTCCCCTGGATACGGGCGATTTCCGACTGATGGACAGGCGGGTGGTGGACGTGTTGCGGCAGATGCCGGAGCACCACCGCTTCATCCGCGGGATGGTTTCATGGGTGGGCTTCCGTCAAACCGGCGTGCCCTACAAGCGCGCCCCGCGCTTCGCCGGGGAAACCAAATACCCCCTCAGCAAGATGGTCAAGTTCGCCCTGGACGCCATCACGGGGTTTTCGTATTTCCCGCTGCAACTGGCAACCTACCTGGGGTTCGCTTCGGCGGGGCTGGCCATCGTTGCCATTCCCGTGGTGGTGGTGTTGCGGTTGACAGGCTCGCAAGCCTTCTATGGCCAGGCTTCCACGCTGATCGCGGTGCTTTTCCTGGGCGGCGTGCAGTTGATTTCCCTGGGTATTTTGGGCGAGTATGTGGGGCGCCTGTACGACGAAGCCAAAGGCCGCCCGCTGTATGTCGTCGCCGAAGCCCCGGAAGAGACGCTTTCGCCTGCCCGGCCACCGCGTGCGCAAGCCGGGTCGGCAATGGCTTCCGGCCATCCCGAGGATTTCTCAACTAGGTAA